The nucleotide sequence CCAGGTATATCCTGTCTTAATTTTTGAATAATTACATCGTTAGTGCTGACGACTTTTATTCCTACCTCTTCTAATACTACTTTCGCTTTTTCTGCCTCTTCAATCAAAAAATGGGCTACCGAATATTTTCCATTGTCAAAGACACCTCCACCTTCAAGGCTTATCTGATGTTTTCCTAAAGTTTCTCCCATCAGAGCCAACATACCAGCTTTGTTTTCCAAAATAATTTCCAAGTCTTTCATGATCTCAATTTTTTGCTTTTGCAAAGGAAATAGAACTTATATGGATATGATTCATTTTAAAATGAACTATGGAATATGATTTCTATTTACTTTTGTCGCATGAAAGTAGAAAAAGAGTTTTCTAAGATTGCTTCACTTATTGGTGATAAAGCGAGGTCAATAATATTATGGTCATTACTAGATGGCAAGGCTTATACTGCAACA is from Limibacter armeniacum and encodes:
- a CDS encoding amino acid-binding ACT domain-containing protein, with the protein product MKDLEIILENKAGMLALMGETLGKHQISLEGGGVFDNGKYSVAHFLIEEAEKAKVVLEEVGIKVVSTNDVIIQKLRQDIPGQLGVFCKELANAGVNILTQYSDHSNQLIIVPDNYEKAKLVSDKWMKTWWDNQDYSI